A stretch of the Nitrospirota bacterium genome encodes the following:
- the lipA gene encoding lipoyl synthase — protein sequence MPSREEQERLPAWFRIRLSTTQKSNRIRNAVDSRNLHTVCRSASCPNQTECWNAGTATFMILGDICSRSCGFCSVPKGIPGNTDHDEPRRIAEAIADLGLTYAVITSVTRDDLPDGGAGVFAATIRAVRTRVPGCGIEVLVPDFQGSHTALQTVLAALPDVLNHNLETIPSLYSRVRPQADYRRSLSLLQQAAACGAITKSGLMLGLGEGREELVATLHDLRAVGCSILTLGQYLRPGRHHLRVEHYYHADEFGELRQLALNIGFRHVASGPRVRSSYHAGTEYRRIGKLSDDEPIS from the coding sequence GTGCCGTCCCGCGAAGAACAAGAACGGCTTCCGGCGTGGTTCCGCATACGTCTTTCCACCACACAAAAGTCGAACAGAATCCGAAACGCCGTCGACTCCCGTAATCTGCATACCGTCTGCAGAAGCGCCTCGTGCCCGAACCAGACCGAGTGCTGGAATGCGGGTACAGCGACATTCATGATCCTTGGGGACATCTGTTCCCGCTCCTGCGGATTCTGCAGTGTGCCGAAAGGCATTCCGGGAAACACAGACCACGACGAGCCCCGGCGCATTGCCGAGGCAATCGCGGACCTCGGCCTCACCTATGCCGTCATCACTTCGGTCACCAGGGACGATTTGCCGGACGGCGGGGCGGGCGTTTTTGCCGCAACGATCAGGGCAGTGCGGACAAGGGTTCCCGGCTGCGGGATCGAGGTGCTGGTTCCGGATTTTCAAGGCTCTCATACGGCTCTCCAGACAGTTCTTGCAGCGCTTCCCGACGTTCTGAACCACAATCTTGAAACAATCCCGTCCCTCTATTCGCGAGTCCGGCCGCAAGCGGACTATCGCCGGTCCCTTTCCCTTCTTCAACAAGCCGCTGCCTGTGGAGCCATAACAAAGAGCGGGCTGATGCTCGGGCTCGGGGAGGGGAGGGAGGAACTCGTCGCCACGCTGCATGATCTTCGAGCAGTTGGCTGCTCAATCCTCACCTTGGGACAATACCTCCGGCCGGGCAGACACCATCTACGGGTCGAACACTACTATCATGCCGATGAATTCGGGGAGCTTCGGCAGCTCGCTTTGAACATCGGATTCCGGCACGTTGCATCAGGACCTCGGGTCAGAAGTTCCTATCATGCGGGGACGGAATATCGGCGCATCGGGAAGCTGAGTGACGATGAACCCATCAGTTGA
- a CDS encoding class I SAM-dependent methyltransferase, translated as MEFTGERFVPGPEAGLLEAEHIQRYRFASGYAKGKSVLDIACGSGYGSKILGDAGASCVTGVDVSSEAVDFAKNKYESGSITFQVADAEHFLHGKFDLIVSFETLEHLDDRRLFLKNLSAMLNRHGILIISTPNKAITSPMKRPEKIRNKYHKYEYVEQEFIGELKDAGFGDIQQFGQHSYPAIFRVQLLSRLFRRRIRDTVETAAVLPMTRRRIPRYFVFVARK; from the coding sequence ATGGAATTCACGGGGGAACGATTCGTACCTGGTCCTGAGGCCGGCCTGCTCGAGGCTGAGCACATCCAGCGCTACCGGTTCGCATCGGGATACGCAAAGGGGAAATCGGTCCTGGATATTGCCTGCGGTTCCGGCTACGGCAGCAAGATATTAGGCGACGCCGGCGCGTCATGTGTGACGGGCGTGGATGTTTCTTCCGAAGCCGTGGACTTCGCGAAAAACAAGTATGAGAGCGGATCAATCACGTTCCAGGTCGCTGACGCGGAGCACTTTCTCCACGGGAAATTCGACCTCATCGTCAGCTTTGAAACGCTGGAGCACCTCGACGACAGGCGCCTGTTTTTAAAGAATCTGAGCGCAATGCTGAACCGGCACGGCATTCTGATCATCTCCACGCCGAACAAGGCGATAACGTCTCCCATGAAAAGACCCGAAAAGATCCGGAATAAATATCATAAATATGAGTATGTTGAGCAGGAATTCATCGGGGAATTAAAGGATGCCGGCTTCGGGGATATTCAGCAGTTCGGACAGCACTCCTATCCCGCGATCTTTCGCGTACAGCTTCTATCCCGCCTCTTTCGTCGCCGGATACGAGACACGGTAGAAACCGCGGCAGTTCTCCCCATGACCCGGAGGCGGATCCCTCGCTATTTCGTGTTTGTCGCCAGGAAATAG